One Littorina saxatilis isolate snail1 linkage group LG10, US_GU_Lsax_2.0, whole genome shotgun sequence DNA window includes the following coding sequences:
- the LOC138978416 gene encoding sperm-associated antigen 7 homolog, with product MDLLGSILGSMEKPPSLGDAEKKKARAQKKLVEKQQEAEKKKLTDFREKIQKRIQEFIKDGKQQKYKFEPMEKVLRAILHEVADVAGLASFSFGFEEEDRYVMLWKKEFAPSDDELLAYRRGEAWDPEKAKEMAKLKEEERLSAEAESAQKRKETPAGNYRDKYRHLIGDDTVSKDDAKTTATNRSYGFVSADNKRDRRTIEEVMAESRAKKRMKTEGGAPAQTGETEDVASASAEIPDSVPGSSS from the exons ATGGATTTGTTAGGTTCGATTCTGGGTTCCATGGAAAAGCCCCCAAGTCTTGGGGATGCTGAGAAAAAGAAAGCGCGAG CTCAAAAGAAATTGGTGGAAAAACAACAGGAGGCAGAGAAGAAGAAGCTCACAGATTTCAGGGAGAAG ATTCAGAAAAGAATTCAAGAATTCATCAAAGATGGTAAACAACAGAAGTACAAGTTTGAGCCAATGGAGAAAGTGCTTAGGGCCATTTT gcATGAAGTGGCTGACGTAGCCGGATTGGCATCGTTTTCCTTTGGGTTTGAGGAGGAAGATCGCTATGTTATGCTGTGGAAGAAG GAGTTTGCTCCTTCTGACGATGAGCTGCTTGCCTACAGACGAGGGGAAGCATGGGACCCAGAAAAAGCCAAAGAAATGGCAAAACTCAAG GAGGAGGAAAGATTATCGGCAGAGGCTGAATCTGCTCAGAAGAGAAAGGAGACACCTGCGGGAAATTACCGCGACAAATATCGACACCTTATTGGTGATGACACCGTTTCCAAAGATGATGCTAAGACTACTGCCACAAACAGAAGTTACGGCTTTG TATCGGCAGACAACAAGCGTGACCGACGTACCATAGAAGAAGTGATGGCAGAATCCAGAGCCAAGAAACGCATGAAAACAGAGGGAGGGGCTCCCGCACAGACAGGCGAAACAGAGGATGTTGCATCAGCCAGTGCAGAGATTCCAGATTCTGTCCCAGGATCCTCTTCTTGA
- the LOC138978418 gene encoding NADH dehydrogenase [ubiquinone] 1 beta subcomplex subunit 5, mitochondrial-like produces the protein MVAMSLLRPALGPGARAFLLRAGVIAGRNQLASPPVSTGVIRKMGSNRMQVLPSRFEWERWKNDIHFYLFLGFAPMGLLIMYCNLVTGQAELTDVPEDYEPMPWEYYKGPIERWFARYIYEYPEKRYERTLHVLWEEGERVKVRKLEKKVRALMHDRQDYKGWYYTPVDKSRIDAAHKAQKSWQEDRTGTRIP, from the exons ATGGTGGCCATGAGTTTGTTGCGCCCGGCCCTTGGCCCGGGTGCACGGGCTTTTCTACTCCGCGCCGGCGTCATTGCTGGTAGAAACCAACTTGCTTCTCCACCAGTGTCTACAG GTGTGATCAGGAAAATGGGAAGCAATCGCATGCAGGTTCTTCCCTCTCGTTTTGAGTGGGAGCGTTGGAAGAATGACATT catttttacctcttctTGGGTTTCGCACCAATGGGATTGCTGATCATGTACTGCAACTTGGTCACTG GTCAGGCAGAACTGACTGATGTTCCGGAAGACTATGAACCCATGCCATGGGAATATTATAAA GGTCCCATCGAGCGCTGGTTTGCCCGCTACATTTACGAATACCCCGAGAAGAGATACGAGAGAACACTGCACGTGCTgtgggaagagggagagagagtcaaaGTCAG GAAACTGGAAAAGAAAGTGAGAGCACTCATGCATGACCGACAAGACTACAAGGGCTGGTACTACACCCCTGTGGACAAGTCGCGCATCGACGCAGCCCACAAGGCACAGAAAAGCTGGCAGGAGGACCGTACTGGTACCCGCATACCCTAG